Proteins from a single region of Punica granatum isolate Tunisia-2019 chromosome 8, ASM765513v2, whole genome shotgun sequence:
- the LOC116186991 gene encoding uncharacterized protein LOC116186991 isoform X1, with amino-acid sequence MSSCWRQGVLKVSSFLTHANQLSKLRGLGKRGMATVEVRQAALKRYLDEIKQKNAGSQALEENTDTKMLHMNAPLGGWKEWSTLTYDHNVLGDLLLTENEQLKKIKEEVENMIKVLSPPAPGAFPWSVPQSFPTLNFPMPQSRSAKVKVEEEGTGLVEKS; translated from the exons ATGAGTAGCTGTTGGAGACAAGGCGTCTTGAAAGTCTCTAGTTTTCTCACACACGCAAATCAATTGTCT AAGTTAAGAGGCCTAGGGAAAAGAGGCATGGCGACTGTGGAGGTGAGGCAGGCGGCCCTCAAGAGGTACCTGGATGAGATCAAGCAGAAAAATGCAGGGTCCCAGGCGCTTGAGGAGAATACCGACACGAAGATGCTGCACATGAATGCTCCCCTGGGTGGCTGGAAGGAGTGGTCGACTCTAACATACGACCACAACGTCCTCGGGGACCTGCTTCTGACGGAGAACGAACAGCTAAAGAAGATCAAGGAGGAAGTGGAGAACATGATCAAAGTGCTCTCCCCTCCTGCCCCAGGTGCCTTTCCTTGGTCCGTTCCTCAGAGCTTCCCGACACTTAATTTTCCGATGCCTCAGAGCCGATCCGCTAAAGTGAAAGTGGAAGAAGAGGGAACCGGTCTCGTAGAGAAGTCTTAA
- the LOC116186991 gene encoding uncharacterized protein LOC116186991 isoform X2 — MATVEVRQAALKRYLDEIKQKNAGSQALEENTDTKMLHMNAPLGGWKEWSTLTYDHNVLGDLLLTENEQLKKIKEEVENMIKVLSPPAPGAFPWSVPQSFPTLNFPMPQSRSAKVKVEEEGTGLVEKS; from the coding sequence ATGGCGACTGTGGAGGTGAGGCAGGCGGCCCTCAAGAGGTACCTGGATGAGATCAAGCAGAAAAATGCAGGGTCCCAGGCGCTTGAGGAGAATACCGACACGAAGATGCTGCACATGAATGCTCCCCTGGGTGGCTGGAAGGAGTGGTCGACTCTAACATACGACCACAACGTCCTCGGGGACCTGCTTCTGACGGAGAACGAACAGCTAAAGAAGATCAAGGAGGAAGTGGAGAACATGATCAAAGTGCTCTCCCCTCCTGCCCCAGGTGCCTTTCCTTGGTCCGTTCCTCAGAGCTTCCCGACACTTAATTTTCCGATGCCTCAGAGCCGATCCGCTAAAGTGAAAGTGGAAGAAGAGGGAACCGGTCTCGTAGAGAAGTCTTAA
- the LOC116188668 gene encoding uncharacterized protein LOC116188668, with the protein MNPTKPQQPGLSPPNFNMPGLEGTPCFPNLLPGTTFPSGASSNNQAALLAWLVSMMNPANPQQLGTSPLNFNLPGPGTSCFPNPPPGIGAPGGASSNNQAALWAWLVSKTLNNQGHGLQIPRALGCHAS; encoded by the coding sequence ATGAACCCCACTAAACCTCAACAGCCTGGGTTGTCCCCTCCGAACTTCAACATGCCAGGCCTTGAAGGGACACCATGCTTCCCAAACCTTCTTCCAGGCACGACATTTCCCAGCGGGGCATCCTCCAATAATCAAGCCGCCTTATTGGCATGGCTGGTGTCAATGATGAACCCTGCTAATCCTCAACAGCTTGGGACATCCCCTCTGAACTTTAACTTACCTGGGCCTGGGACATCATGCTTTCCAAACCCTCCTCCAGGCATTGGAGCTCCTGGAGGGGCATCCTCAAATAATCAAGCCGCTTTATGGGCATGGCTTGTGTCAAAGACACTGAACAACCAGGGACATGGCCTCCAAATCCCCCGAGCTCTGGGATGTCATGCTTCCTAA
- the LOC116215826 gene encoding uncharacterized protein LOC116215826, protein MAPAVLWLLTVALLSISTSADVQMKVANNPADQLVDVLNKNRTAHKASSLYNNAGLACIALQYIKAYEGDCGAVGGADAKKPADSEFAATFTPNCGVQVSSLSQITGRLLGCQTKYVKPSEAFSEILMKNEKSINIVTDKNHTEVGAAVSGSDGGSPYFWCVLFSNGKANSSFTFEGGEPRISTPGCFSGANDECSGTHRSQTLYLWPYVAAALVTVGYGLGL, encoded by the exons ATGGCGCCCGCCGTACTGTGGCTCCTCACGGTCGCTCTCCTCTCCATTTCCACTTCCGCTGACGTCCAGA TGAAAGTGGCCAATAACCCTGCAGACCAGTTGGTTGATGTACTCAACAAAAATCGGACGGCCCACAAGGCTTCATCCCTCTACAACAACGCGGGTCTTGCTTGCATTGCTCTGCAGTACATCAAAGCCTACGAAGGGGATTGTGGTGCAGTGGGTGGCGCTGATGCAAAGAAGCCTGCTGACTCGGAATTCGCTGCGACTTTCACCCCTAACTGTGGGGTCCAGGTCTCAAGCTTGTCTCAGATAACCGGCCGTCTACTTGGGTGTCAGACCAAGTATGTGAAGCCCTCCGAGGCATTCTCCGAGATCTTAATGAAGAATGAGAAGAGCATAAACATCGTCACGGATAAGAACCATACAGAGGTAGGGGCCGCTGTGAGTGGGAGCGATGGTGGGTCGCCCTATTTCTGGTGTGTGCTGTTCAGCAACGGGAAGGCCAATAGTAGCTTCACCTTCGAGGGTGGTGAGCCGAGGATATCAACGCCCGGGTGTTTCAGCGGGGCCAATGATGAATGCAGTGGGACCCACCGATCTCAGACCCTCTATCTTTGGCCGTATGTCGCTGCGGCTTTGGTCACCGTTGGGTATGGTCTCGGGCTATGA
- the LOC116188138 gene encoding F-box/LRR-repeat protein 15, which yields MRNWGLCCLCFFEREDKEDKPRAMKFNDLEKEGEVEDSAGEWQGLRFCRAGGAEGESSSSGAAAAAPEDVVDMSVEEWGCRDLHHKRAKVHSGSVNSNHATPWFKNTTNLISDSDGHPSNLQGPSASASKNGLFCGTYMLNDVDVEHSLEYNDEMEEDGDGDGDEVSEKAEDSEVRMDLTDDLLHMVFSFLGHTDLCRAAVVCRQWQAASTHEDFWRCLNFEDKNISIGQFEDMCRRYPNATEVNVTGASSMHLLVMKAVSSLRNLETLTLGRGQLGDTFFHALADCNMLRTLNVTDATLGNGIQEIPINHDRLRHLQLIKCRVMRISVRCPQLETMSLKRSNMAQAQLNCPLLHELDIGSCHKLSDAAIRAAALSCPLLESLDMTNCSCVSDETLREISGACANLRILNASYCPSISLESVRLPMLTVLKLDNCDGITSASMAAIAYSNMLEVLELDNCSLLTSVSLDLPRLQHLRLVHCRKFADLNLRTLMLSSIMVSNCPALHRINLTSNSLQKLALQKQESLTTLSLQCQSLQEVDLTDCESLTDSICEVFSDEGGCPMLKSLILDNCESLKAARFCSTSLMSLSLGGCRAVTTLELTCPYLQQVCLDGCDHLERASFCPVGLRSLNLGICPKLGMLVIEAPNMVSLELKGCGVLSDASINCPLLTSLDASFCSQLKDECLSATAASCPLIETLILMSCPSIGYDGLRSLCSLDHLSTLDLSYTFLMDLLPVFESCLQLKVLRLQACKYLTDSSLEPLYKQGALRSLEELDLSYGSICQSAIEELLACCTNLIHVNLNGCANMHDLDWATVGPSDMIQCENLLRPTDESPERLLQILNCVGCPNIRKVLIPPSARCFHLSSLNLSLSVNLKEVDISCLNLCFLNLSNCSSLEILKLDCPKLTSLFLPSCNIDGHTLEAAISQCSTLETLDIRFCPKIISVSMGRLRTLCHSLKRIFSSFQPV from the exons ATGAGGAATTGGGGGCTGTGCTGCCTCTGCTTTTTTGAACGGGAAGACAAGGAGGATAAGCCGCGCGCGATGAAGTTCAACGATTTGGAGAAGGAGGGCGAGGTGGAGGATAGCGCGGGCGAGTGGCAAGGGCTCAGATTCTGCCGGGCGGGAGGTGCTGAGGGAGAGAGCTCGAGCTCTGgcgcagcagcagcagcgcCGGAGGATGTCGTGGACATGTCTGTCGAGGAGTGGGGCTGCCGAGATTTGCATCATAAGCGTGCCAAAGTTCACTCCGGTTCTGT GAACTCTAATCATGCGACACCATGGTTCAAAAACACAACCAATTTGATTTCAGATTCAGATGGGCATCCTTCAAATTTACAAGGCCCTTCAGCTTCAGCATCTAAGAATGGGTTGTTTTGTGGCACATATATGCTGAATGATGTAGATGTTGAGCATTCTCTTGAATACAATGATGAGATGGAAGAGGATGGAGATGGGGATGGAGATGAAGTCAGTGAGAAGGCAGAAGACTCAGAAGTTAGAATGGATCTCACAGATGACTTACTACACATG gttttctctttcttggGCCACACTGATCTTTGTCGTGCAGCGGTAGTCTGCAGGCAGTGGCAAGCAGCCAGTACACATGAAGATTTCTGGAGGTGTTTAAATTTTGAGGACAAGAACATATCAATCGGGCAGT TTGAGGATATGTGTCGACGGTATCCAAATGCCACCGAAGTCAATGTTACTGGTGCTTCCTCAATGCATCTGCTTGTAATGAAAGCTGTGTCATCATTGAG AAATCTGGAGACCTTAACCTTGGGAAGAGGGCAACTTGGGGACACCTTCTTTCATGCCCTGGCTGATTGTAACATGTTGAGAACTCTAAATGTCACTGATGCAACTCTGGGAAATGGTATTCAAGAGATCCCCATTAATCACGACAGGTTGCGTCACCTTCAACTGATAAAATGCCGTGTGATGAGAATATCTGTCAG GTGTCCTCAACTTGAGACAATGTCTCTAAAACGGAGCAACATGGCCCAAGCTCAACTCAATTGTCCCCTTCTGCATGAACTCGATATTGGATCCTGTCACAAGCTCTCAGATGCTGCAATTCGTGCTGCAGCACTTTCATGCCCTCTATTGGAGTCTCTGGACATGACTAATTGCTCCTGTGTTAGTGATGAAACTCTGCGTGAGATATCTGGTGCCTGTGCTAATCTTCGAATCTTAAATGCATCATATTGCCCAAGCATTTCCCTTGAG TCTGTGAGGCTTCCAATGCTCACAGTTCTTAAGCTCGACAACTGTGACGGCATAACTTCGGCTTCCATGGCTGCAATAGCATATAGCAATATGTTGGAG GTCTTGGAACTCGACAATTGCAGTCTGTTAACATCTGTTTCCTTGGATCTCCCTCGTTTGCAACATCTAAGATTAGTACATTGTCGCAA GTTTGCTGACTTGAATCTGCGGACTCTCATGCTTTCATCTATAATGGTTTCCAATTGCCCTGCATTGCACCGAATTAACTTAACGTCAAATTCACTGCAG AAACTAGCCCTGCAGAAGCAAGAGAGCCTAACCACATTATCATTGCAATGCCAGTCGCTGCAAGAAGTGGACCTTACCGACTGTGAATCTCTCACAGATTCCATATGCGAAGTGTTTAGCGACGAGGGCGGATGCCCTATGTTGAAATCATTAATTCTTGATAACTGCGAG AGCTTGAAGGCAGCACGATTCTGCAGCACTTCCCTGATGAGTCTATCCCTTGGGGGCTGTCGAGCAGTTACTACTCTTGAACTCACCTGTCCTTATCTCCAGCAAGTCTGCTTGGACGGTTGTGATCACCTTGAAAGAGCATCATTTTGCCCG GTCGGTCTCCGGTCACTCAATCTTGGTATATGCCCTAAGTTGGGCATGCTTGTAATTGAAGCACCTAACATGGTCTCACTAGAATTGAAAGGATGCGGGGTTTTGTCGGATGCTTCCATTAACTGCCCTCTACTAACGTCCCTAGATGCTTCATTTTGCAG CCAACTGAAAGATGAGTGCTTATCTGCGACGGCGGCTTCTTGCCCTTTGATTGAAACGCTGATATTGATGTCATGCCCATCTATTGGTTATGACGGGCTTCGATCCTTGTGCTCGCTTGATCATCTGAGCACACTTGACCTCTCGTACACATTTCTGATGGACTTGCTTCCAGTGTTTGAGTCCTGTCTACAGCTCAAG GTGTTGAGACTGCAAGCGTGCAAGTACCTGACCGACTCTTCTCTTGAGCCCCTCTACAAGCAGGGAGCTTTGCGCTCTCTTGAGGAGCTCGACCTATCGTATGGCTCCATCTGTCAGTCTGCTATAGAGGAGCTTCTTGCCTGCTGCACCAACCTCATTCATGTGAACTTAAACGGCTGCGCGAACATGCACGACTTGGATTGGGCCACTGTTGGGCCTTCTGATATGATCCAGTGCGAGAACTTGCTCAGGCCCACTGATGAATCGCCCGAGCGACTGTTACAGATCCTCAACTGCGTGGGCTGCCCGAATATCAGGAAAGTCCTCATACCACCGTCAGCTCGGTGCTTCCATCTCTCATCGCTGAACTTGTCCTTGTCAGTGAATCTGAAGGAAGTCGACATCTCTTGTCTCAACTTGTGCTTTCTTAATTTAAG CAATTGCTCCTCTTTGGAGATATTGAAGCTCGATTGCCCAAAATTGACTAGTCTCTTCCTTCCG TCATGCAACATAGATGGACACACACTGGAAGCTGCAATATCACAGTGCAGCACGCTCGAGACTTTAGACATCCGCTTCTGCCCAAAG ATAATCTCGGTGAGCATGGGGAGGTTAAGGACTCTGTGCCACAGCCTGAAGCGGATCTTCAGCAGCTTCCAGCCTGTGTGA